From the Desertifilum tharense IPPAS B-1220 genome, one window contains:
- a CDS encoding 2-isopropylmalate synthase, translated as MNNQGSPDRIIIFDTTLRDGEQSPGATLNVDEKLTIARQLARLRVDVIEAGFPFASSGDFEAVQKIAQNVGTEEGPTICGLARATRHDIQTAAEALKPAFRPRIHTFIATSDIHLKYKLKKSRAEVLEIAPEMVAFAKSFVEDVEFSPEDAGRSDPEFLYQVIERAIAAGATTVNIPDTVGYTTPSEFGALIKGIKENVPNIDQAIISVHGHNDLGLAVANFLEAVKNGARQLECTINGIGERAGNAALEELVMALHVRRQYYNPFFGRPEESEEPLTQIDTRQIYKTSRLVSSLTGMLVQPNKAIVGANAFAHESGIHQDGVLKNKLTYEIMDAQSIGLTDNQIVLGKHSGRNAFRTRLRELGFELSEDELNKAFVKFKDLADKKKEITDWDLEAIANDEIQQAPELFRLELVQVSCGDRSSPTATVTVRTPTGEELTDAAIGTGPVDAVYKAINRVVNVPNQLIEFSVQSVTAGIDAIGEVTIRLKYEDRVFSGHAANTDIIVASAHAYLSALNRLYATLHSDSRIHPQAEMAEVAP; from the coding sequence CTTTGCGAGTAGTGGCGACTTTGAAGCCGTTCAAAAAATTGCCCAAAATGTGGGAACCGAAGAGGGGCCGACCATTTGCGGTTTAGCGAGGGCGACGCGCCATGATATTCAAACGGCGGCGGAAGCCTTGAAACCTGCTTTTCGGCCTCGGATTCATACCTTTATTGCCACATCCGATATTCACCTCAAGTATAAGCTGAAGAAAAGCCGCGCCGAGGTGTTGGAAATTGCCCCGGAAATGGTGGCGTTTGCGAAGTCGTTTGTGGAAGATGTGGAATTTTCCCCGGAAGATGCGGGCCGTTCCGATCCAGAATTTTTATATCAGGTGATTGAAAGAGCGATCGCCGCCGGGGCCACTACGGTTAATATTCCCGATACGGTCGGCTATACTACGCCTAGCGAGTTTGGCGCGTTGATTAAGGGGATTAAGGAAAATGTCCCTAATATTGACCAAGCCATTATCTCGGTTCACGGGCATAATGACCTAGGGCTGGCGGTGGCTAACTTCCTAGAAGCCGTGAAGAATGGCGCAAGACAGCTAGAATGCACGATTAACGGCATTGGCGAACGGGCGGGAAATGCAGCCTTAGAAGAATTGGTGATGGCGTTGCACGTCCGCCGTCAATACTATAATCCCTTCTTTGGTCGTCCGGAGGAGTCGGAGGAACCTTTAACCCAGATTGATACGCGCCAAATTTACAAGACTTCTCGCCTGGTATCCAGCTTAACTGGGATGCTGGTACAGCCGAATAAGGCAATTGTTGGGGCGAATGCGTTCGCCCATGAGTCGGGAATTCACCAAGATGGGGTTCTCAAGAATAAGTTGACCTATGAGATTATGGACGCGCAATCAATTGGGTTAACCGATAATCAGATTGTCTTGGGTAAACATTCCGGCCGCAATGCCTTTCGGACTCGCCTGCGGGAGTTGGGGTTTGAGTTGAGTGAGGATGAGTTAAACAAGGCGTTTGTCAAGTTTAAGGATTTGGCGGATAAGAAGAAAGAGATAACCGACTGGGACTTAGAGGCGATCGCCAACGACGAAATTCAACAAGCCCCCGAACTGTTTCGGTTAGAATTAGTACAGGTATCCTGCGGCGATCGCTCTAGCCCAACCGCCACTGTTACCGTCCGCACGCCTACTGGAGAAGAACTCACCGATGCTGCGATTGGCACGGGGCCAGTAGATGCGGTGTATAAAGCGATTAACCGCGTCGTGAATGTCCCTAACCAGTTAATTGAGTTTTCCGTACAGTCGGTGACGGCGGGAATTGATGCGATTGGCGAAGTGACGATTCGCCTAAAATATGAGGATCGGGTCTTTTCCGGTCATGCGGCGAATACCGATATTATCGTCGCTTCCGCCCACGCCTATCTCAGCGCCCTGAATCGCTTGTATGCTACTCTGCACAGCGATAGCCGGATTCATCCCCAGGCGGAGATGGCGGAAGTTGCCCCTTAA